A DNA window from Akkermansiaceae bacterium contains the following coding sequences:
- the hrpA gene encoding ATP-dependent RNA helicase HrpA, whose product MSEFTGRWNYPAELPVVEHRDEIIAAVRAHRVVVVVSETGSGKTTQLPKMVAEALGPEGGRVGCTQPRRIAAASVAKRVAEELKVPLGGFVGYQVRFEDKTSRDTRIKFMTDGILLAETQGDRGLKQYGALIIDEAHERSLNIDFLLGYLKQLLDRRKDLKIVISSATLDAGAFAAFFGHGTPVIEAPGRMFPVAEFFLPPKDDEELSQHVARAVDDLTVMEPHGDVLVFLPGEREIRECADVLEGRQYRGTEVLPLFARLGMGDQQRVFQPGNKRRLVLATNVAETSLTIPRIACVVDTGIARVSRWSPGKGVQRLQIEPVSQASARQRKGRCGRVRDGVCMRLYEESELLERPEFTDPEIRRSSLAGVILRMKSLGLPEIDEFPFLDPPAAKAVSEGYRTLREVGALDKERQLTESGWEMARLPVDPRLGRMLIEARKEGCLAEVLPIVAALESNDPKERPAEKSREADAAHARWKDADSDFTGILRMWKDVSAFRDDRGRWRMNALRKFCGPLFLNARRVVEWGNVAGELGDLLEREWKVRIGQIGTDFSGQGSYATIHKTLLSGVPRQFGLWDRENKAYRSAGGGFFAVFPGSGLFGAPKRWEWVMAMELVETSKLYARRVARIDPQWVEDVAPHLCTSRYGEAHWDDSQGAVYGKQTVICGGLPVVAGRRVHYGRVDPKAAHGIFLREGVVGGGLKRKCRFLDRMEELKEELQLIEQKLRRPGGLWSDDAVLQFFEERVPGDINTAAGFHKWREKHEDRLIMSVGDVVAEDLEYLGLDGYPDLVRHDGNEYAVYYHAAAEERDDGVTLGVHVDQLPKLPDWLPAWGVDGDLEERAEILLRSLPKDFRRVCQPIASVAQGFAELWKVAPKDRPLFQAMVEYVKDRTGAFVPAGDFDASRLPPHLVTKIWVCDDDGGELAMGDDVAVLKLQLADRMRVRFEAAANADVERRGISSWDGESLPELVMTPGGPAYPALVDEGKSVGVRAYTDPAEAAESHRTGGARLLWLAHQDQVNYLKKKFPLGMMAKVEMPRLGVGGTSLEDLILLCAEGAAGGAFPRSPQDFATMKEKARGRWYDAAAVIGKSMDEIFEILPEIRTWIDRNRGDRNYGEIAEDLEEELSWMFRGRFAWRAGFSGLRDYPRRLKAIRARLGRISSLPIVKDLEKMDKVRRLWSPWYEAWMNAPEQPRLWSHGWTLEELRVSIFAPEIPTVMKVSEKRVEEAWAKLK is encoded by the coding sequence ATGAGCGAATTTACAGGCAGGTGGAATTACCCGGCGGAACTGCCGGTGGTGGAGCATCGGGACGAGATCATCGCCGCGGTGCGGGCGCACCGTGTGGTGGTGGTGGTGAGCGAGACGGGATCCGGAAAAACCACGCAACTCCCGAAGATGGTGGCAGAGGCCCTGGGCCCGGAGGGAGGCCGGGTCGGCTGCACCCAGCCGCGGCGGATCGCGGCGGCCAGCGTGGCGAAGCGCGTGGCGGAGGAGCTGAAGGTGCCGCTCGGCGGATTTGTCGGCTATCAGGTCAGGTTCGAGGACAAGACCTCCCGGGACACCCGCATCAAGTTCATGACGGACGGTATCCTGCTCGCGGAGACGCAGGGTGACCGTGGCCTGAAGCAATACGGGGCGCTCATCATCGACGAGGCGCATGAACGTTCGCTCAACATTGATTTCCTGCTCGGCTATCTGAAGCAGTTGCTGGATCGGCGGAAGGATCTGAAGATCGTGATCTCGTCGGCGACGCTGGATGCGGGGGCCTTCGCGGCGTTCTTCGGCCATGGCACGCCCGTCATCGAGGCTCCGGGCCGGATGTTCCCGGTGGCGGAGTTTTTCCTGCCGCCAAAGGATGACGAGGAACTGTCGCAGCATGTGGCCCGCGCGGTGGATGACCTGACGGTGATGGAACCCCATGGAGACGTGCTGGTCTTCCTGCCGGGCGAGCGTGAGATCCGCGAGTGCGCGGATGTGCTGGAGGGCAGGCAATACCGGGGCACGGAGGTGCTGCCGCTGTTCGCCCGGCTGGGTATGGGTGACCAGCAGCGGGTTTTCCAACCGGGGAATAAGCGGCGGCTGGTGCTGGCGACCAACGTCGCGGAGACCTCGCTGACCATTCCCCGCATCGCCTGTGTGGTGGACACGGGCATCGCCCGGGTGAGCCGCTGGAGTCCGGGAAAGGGCGTGCAGCGACTGCAGATCGAGCCGGTGAGCCAGGCCAGCGCACGGCAGCGGAAGGGCCGCTGCGGGCGTGTGCGGGATGGTGTGTGCATGCGCCTCTACGAGGAAAGCGAACTGCTGGAGCGGCCGGAGTTCACCGATCCGGAGATTCGCCGCAGCTCGCTGGCTGGGGTCATCCTGCGGATGAAATCCCTGGGGCTCCCTGAGATCGACGAGTTTCCTTTCCTCGATCCACCGGCCGCGAAAGCGGTGTCGGAAGGTTATCGCACGTTGCGTGAGGTGGGCGCGCTGGACAAGGAGAGGCAGCTCACGGAGTCCGGCTGGGAGATGGCGCGCCTTCCGGTCGATCCGCGGCTCGGCCGCATGCTGATCGAGGCCCGGAAGGAAGGCTGCCTGGCGGAGGTGCTGCCCATCGTGGCGGCGCTGGAGTCGAACGATCCGAAGGAACGTCCGGCGGAGAAATCGCGGGAGGCGGACGCCGCCCATGCCCGGTGGAAGGATGCGGATAGCGACTTCACCGGCATCCTGCGGATGTGGAAAGACGTCTCCGCGTTCCGCGATGATCGCGGCCGCTGGAGGATGAACGCGCTGCGGAAATTCTGCGGTCCGCTGTTCCTCAACGCACGCCGCGTGGTGGAGTGGGGGAATGTCGCCGGGGAACTCGGTGATCTTTTGGAGCGCGAGTGGAAGGTGAGGATCGGACAGATCGGTACGGATTTCTCCGGACAGGGAAGCTACGCCACCATCCATAAGACGCTGCTCTCCGGAGTGCCGCGGCAGTTCGGTCTGTGGGACCGGGAGAACAAGGCCTACCGCAGCGCGGGTGGCGGGTTTTTCGCGGTCTTTCCCGGCTCCGGCCTGTTCGGCGCGCCGAAGCGATGGGAGTGGGTGATGGCGATGGAGTTGGTGGAGACCTCGAAGCTCTACGCCCGCCGTGTCGCCCGCATCGATCCGCAGTGGGTGGAGGATGTGGCGCCCCATCTCTGCACCAGCCGCTACGGTGAGGCGCACTGGGACGACAGCCAGGGCGCGGTCTATGGAAAGCAGACGGTCATCTGCGGCGGCCTGCCGGTGGTGGCGGGGCGGCGCGTCCACTACGGCCGCGTGGACCCGAAGGCCGCGCACGGCATCTTTCTCCGCGAAGGCGTGGTCGGTGGTGGGTTGAAAAGGAAGTGCCGCTTCCTCGACCGCATGGAGGAGCTGAAGGAGGAACTCCAGCTTATCGAGCAAAAGCTGCGCCGTCCGGGCGGGCTGTGGAGCGATGACGCGGTGCTGCAGTTTTTCGAGGAACGCGTGCCGGGTGACATCAACACCGCCGCTGGGTTCCACAAGTGGCGGGAGAAACATGAGGACCGCCTCATCATGTCCGTGGGGGATGTGGTGGCGGAGGATCTGGAGTATCTGGGGCTGGATGGCTACCCGGACCTGGTGCGCCATGACGGGAACGAGTATGCGGTCTATTACCACGCCGCGGCGGAGGAAAGGGACGATGGCGTGACGCTGGGCGTCCACGTTGACCAACTGCCGAAGCTGCCCGACTGGCTGCCCGCATGGGGAGTGGATGGGGATCTGGAGGAGCGTGCGGAGATACTGCTGCGCTCCCTGCCGAAGGATTTCCGCCGGGTGTGCCAGCCCATCGCCTCCGTGGCACAGGGTTTCGCGGAGCTGTGGAAGGTTGCGCCGAAGGATCGCCCGCTGTTCCAGGCGATGGTCGAGTACGTGAAAGATCGTACGGGAGCTTTCGTCCCTGCCGGGGACTTCGATGCCAGCCGCCTGCCGCCGCATCTGGTGACGAAGATATGGGTCTGTGATGATGACGGAGGGGAGCTGGCAATGGGTGATGATGTGGCGGTGCTGAAGCTGCAGCTCGCCGACCGCATGCGCGTGCGCTTTGAGGCGGCTGCGAATGCGGATGTCGAGCGGCGCGGCATCAGCTCATGGGACGGGGAGAGTCTGCCGGAGCTGGTGATGACTCCGGGTGGCCCGGCTTATCCGGCCTTGGTGGATGAAGGGAAGTCGGTCGGCGTCCGTGCCTATACCGATCCTGCGGAAGCGGCGGAGTCCCACCGCACGGGTGGCGCGCGCCTGCTGTGGCTGGCCCATCAGGACCAGGTGAACTACCTCAAGAAAAAGTTCCCGCTGGGCATGATGGCAAAGGTGGAAATGCCACGCCTCGGCGTGGGTGGCACCTCGCTGGAGGATCTCATCCTGCTGTGCGCGGAAGGCGCGGCGGGAGGTGCATTCCCCCGGTCGCCGCAGGACTTCGCGACCATGAAGGAAAAGGCGCGCGGACGTTGGTATGACGCCGCCGCCGTCATCGGCAAATCGATGGATGAGATTTTCGAGATCCTGCCGGAGATCCGCACGTGGATCGACAGAAACCGGGGCGACCGCAACTACGGCGAGATCGCGGAGGATCTGGAGGAGGAGCTTTCGTGGATGTTCCGCGGCCGGTTCGCATGGCGCGCGGGTTTCTCCGGGCTGCGCGACTACCCGCGGCGGCTGAAGGCGATCCGCGCCCGCTTGGGCCGGATTTCCTCACTGCCCATCGTGAAGGACCTGGAGAAGATGGACAAGGTCCGGCGGCTGTGGTCGCCGTGGTATGAAGCATGGATGAATGCCCCGGAGCAACCGCGCCTGTGGTCCCACGGCTGGACCCTGGAGGAACTGCGCGTGTCCATCTTCGCTCCCGAAATCCCCACCGTGATGAAGGTTTCCGAAAAGCGCGTGGAGGAAGCGTGGGCGAAGCTCAAGTAA
- a CDS encoding DUF1501 domain-containing protein, with translation MFPDFQNLALTRRQFFRRSGTGLGVAAVSSLLAKTGLGSTADTGLPHSAAKAKRAIYISLIGAPSQIDLFDYKPELRKRFKEDLKDYLAKQGERLTGMTSGQAAFPLAPSIFKFAQHGQSGTWMSELLPWHAKMADDICVIRSMHTDAINHEPANQLVCTGSMQNGKASIGSWLSYGLGSMNKDLPDFVVLHAKHSSPYSNVQAISARLWGSGFLPGKHAGVALRAAGDPVLYLKDAPGISRETRRTMLDGINALNRKSFGAINDPEIQTRIQQYEMAFRMQASVPELADLSGETEATHQLYGEDSKTRGTFANSALMARRLLERGVRFVQIFHRGWDQHGNLPRDLASQCKDVDQGAYGLIQDLKQRGMLEDTLVIFGGEFGRTVYCQGGLSETNYGRDHHPRCFSLWMAGGGIKAGTTYGETDDMSYNIVKDPVHIRDLHATILHQLGLNHERLAFKFQGLDQRLTGVEPAKVVGGILA, from the coding sequence ATGTTCCCGGATTTCCAGAACCTCGCACTGACCAGACGCCAATTCTTCCGGCGCTCCGGGACCGGCCTGGGAGTCGCTGCTGTTTCATCGTTGCTGGCGAAAACCGGGCTGGGTTCCACCGCGGACACCGGACTCCCCCACTCCGCCGCCAAGGCGAAGCGGGCGATCTACATTTCACTGATCGGCGCGCCGTCACAGATCGACCTGTTCGATTACAAGCCGGAGTTGCGGAAGCGGTTCAAGGAGGACCTGAAGGACTATCTGGCGAAACAGGGCGAGCGGCTCACCGGCATGACCTCCGGGCAGGCGGCGTTCCCGCTGGCGCCATCCATCTTCAAGTTCGCGCAACACGGCCAGTCCGGCACGTGGATGAGCGAGCTGCTGCCGTGGCACGCGAAAATGGCGGACGACATCTGTGTCATCAGGTCGATGCACACGGACGCCATCAACCACGAACCCGCGAACCAGCTCGTCTGCACAGGCTCCATGCAGAACGGGAAGGCATCCATCGGTTCATGGCTTTCCTACGGACTGGGTTCCATGAACAAGGATCTGCCGGACTTCGTGGTGCTGCATGCGAAGCACAGCTCACCCTACTCCAATGTGCAGGCGATCTCCGCCCGGCTCTGGGGATCCGGCTTTCTTCCGGGCAAGCATGCGGGTGTGGCTCTGCGGGCTGCCGGTGACCCCGTGTTGTATCTGAAGGATGCGCCCGGCATTTCCCGGGAGACACGGCGCACCATGCTGGATGGCATCAACGCGCTGAACCGGAAATCCTTCGGGGCGATCAACGATCCCGAGATCCAGACCCGCATCCAGCAGTATGAGATGGCCTTCCGCATGCAGGCCTCCGTGCCGGAACTGGCCGACCTGTCCGGGGAAACGGAGGCGACGCACCAGCTTTACGGGGAGGACAGCAAGACGCGCGGCACCTTCGCCAACTCCGCCCTCATGGCACGGCGGCTCCTGGAGCGCGGCGTGCGCTTCGTCCAGATCTTCCACCGCGGATGGGACCAGCACGGGAACCTGCCACGCGACCTGGCGTCCCAGTGCAAAGACGTGGACCAGGGAGCCTATGGCCTGATCCAGGATCTCAAGCAGCGTGGGATGCTGGAAGACACCCTCGTCATCTTCGGCGGGGAGTTCGGCCGCACCGTCTATTGCCAGGGCGGTCTCAGCGAGACGAACTATGGCCGTGACCACCACCCGCGCTGCTTCTCGCTGTGGATGGCGGGCGGCGGCATCAAGGCAGGGACGACCTATGGTGAGACGGATGACATGAGCTATAACATCGTGAAGGATCCGGTGCATATCCGCGACCTTCACGCGACCATCCTGCACCAGCTCGGACTCAACCACGAGCGGCTGGCCTTCAAGTTCCAGGGACTGGACCAGCGGCTGACCGGCGTGGAACCGGCAAAGGTGGTGGGTGGGATCCTGGCATGA
- a CDS encoding cysteine synthase A produces MHHGIDHHVGNTPLLRLNKLSDFTGCEILAKAEFMNPGGSVKDRAAWGIITDAEEKGLLRPGQTIVEGTAGNTGIGLTAIGHARGYRTVIIIPETQAPEKIQLLRALGAEVLTVPAKPYSDPGNYNHIARRLAEENGWFWANQFDNTANREAHFKTTGPEIWEQTGGRIDAFVSAVGTGGTLAGTSLYLKSRNPGVQIVCADPYGAAMWSWFTNGNLDTDDGDSFAEGIGQGRVTKNIEDIVVDKSYRIGDQSAISIIHSLLREEGLFLGLSSGINIAGAVRYAKEHGPGKTIVTILCDSGAKYQSKLYNAEWLSANGLDPSLPL; encoded by the coding sequence ATGCATCACGGAATCGACCACCACGTCGGCAACACGCCGCTCCTCCGCCTCAACAAGCTCTCCGACTTTACCGGCTGCGAGATCCTCGCCAAGGCTGAGTTCATGAATCCCGGCGGCTCCGTGAAGGACCGCGCCGCGTGGGGCATCATCACGGACGCGGAGGAAAAGGGACTGCTCAGGCCCGGCCAAACCATCGTCGAAGGCACGGCTGGCAACACCGGCATCGGCCTCACCGCCATCGGCCACGCACGCGGGTACCGCACCGTCATCATCATCCCGGAGACACAGGCACCGGAGAAGATCCAGCTCCTCCGCGCGCTGGGCGCGGAGGTTCTCACCGTCCCGGCCAAACCCTACTCGGACCCCGGCAACTACAACCATATCGCACGCCGCCTGGCGGAAGAGAACGGCTGGTTCTGGGCGAACCAGTTCGACAACACCGCGAACCGTGAGGCGCATTTCAAAACCACCGGCCCGGAGATCTGGGAGCAGACCGGCGGCAGGATCGATGCCTTTGTCTCCGCAGTCGGCACCGGCGGCACACTGGCCGGCACTTCCCTCTACCTGAAAAGCCGGAATCCCGGGGTTCAGATCGTCTGCGCGGATCCTTATGGAGCCGCGATGTGGTCGTGGTTCACCAACGGAAACCTGGATACCGACGACGGGGACTCCTTCGCGGAAGGCATCGGCCAGGGCCGCGTGACGAAGAACATCGAGGACATCGTGGTGGACAAATCCTATCGCATCGGGGACCAGTCCGCGATTTCCATCATCCATTCCCTGCTCCGCGAGGAGGGTCTTTTCCTGGGCCTCTCCAGCGGCATCAACATCGCGGGAGCGGTGCGGTACGCCAAGGAGCATGGCCCGGGAAAAACCATCGTCACCATCCTCTGCGACAGCGGCGCGAAGTATCAGTCGAAGCTCTACAATGCGGAGTGGCTTTCCGCGAACGGCCTGGATCCATCCCTGCCCCTCTGA
- a CDS encoding serine acetyltransferase — MPKLLASYEKFGGLNNADALNLPSKHAVGEICEGLLQLLFPGFHDNDVVHSGNLEEITGDRLASVIGRLEDQVRKSVRIGNPTKPTGLTPPIIRKFCKALHIVREILRTDIEAAYNNDPSARSHEEIILSYPFIEAIAIQRLAHRLYRAGAPMIPRMMTEWAHSRTGIDIHPGASIGAHFFIDHGTGVVIGETCNIGNHCKIYHGVTLGARTFIKDDQGHVIKGLKRHPNLGDNVTVYPNSTILGGETVIGSNSTIGANVFLMHSIPPDSLVIYEEKNLSIRSKTDRRADLTWSI, encoded by the coding sequence ATCCCCAAGCTTCTCGCTTCCTACGAGAAATTCGGAGGCCTCAACAACGCCGACGCCCTCAACCTGCCCTCCAAACACGCCGTGGGCGAAATCTGCGAGGGCCTGCTGCAGCTCCTTTTTCCCGGCTTCCACGACAATGACGTCGTCCACTCCGGCAACCTGGAGGAGATCACCGGGGACCGCCTCGCATCCGTGATCGGCAGGCTGGAGGACCAAGTCCGGAAAAGCGTCCGCATCGGGAACCCCACCAAGCCCACCGGCCTCACGCCGCCCATCATCCGGAAGTTCTGCAAGGCGCTCCACATCGTCCGCGAGATCCTGCGCACCGACATCGAGGCCGCCTACAACAACGATCCCTCCGCCCGCAGCCATGAGGAGATCATCCTTTCCTATCCTTTCATCGAGGCCATCGCCATCCAGCGGCTGGCGCACCGGCTCTACCGGGCGGGCGCGCCGATGATCCCGCGCATGATGACAGAGTGGGCGCACTCCCGCACCGGCATCGACATCCACCCCGGGGCCTCCATCGGCGCGCATTTCTTCATCGACCACGGCACCGGCGTGGTCATCGGGGAGACCTGCAACATCGGCAACCACTGCAAGATCTACCACGGCGTGACCCTGGGTGCCCGCACCTTCATCAAGGACGACCAGGGCCATGTCATCAAGGGCCTGAAACGGCACCCCAACCTGGGCGACAATGTGACGGTCTATCCGAACTCCACCATCCTCGGCGGGGAGACCGTCATCGGCTCGAACTCCACCATTGGCGCGAACGTCTTCCTCATGCACAGCATCCCGCCCGACAGCCTGGTCATCTACGAGGAAAAGAACCTCTCCATCCGCAGCAAGACGGATCGCCGCGCCGACCTCACATGGTCGATTTGA
- a CDS encoding rhodanese-like domain-containing protein has translation MATITPAALRELLAADPSAELIDVRTPLEFKEVHAQGAKNLPLDTFDPASLPDGKPVYILCRSGQRAARAAEKFSSTQQPIVVEGGTLAWVEAGLPVVRSEKKVIGLERQVRIAAGSLVLAGFLLGWFVNPYFFFLSGFVGAGLVFAGITDWCGMGLLLAKAPWNR, from the coding sequence ATGGCCACCATCACACCCGCCGCCCTCCGCGAACTCCTTGCCGCCGATCCCTCCGCGGAACTCATCGACGTCCGCACGCCTCTGGAATTCAAGGAAGTCCACGCACAGGGCGCAAAGAACCTGCCTCTCGACACATTTGATCCGGCCTCCCTGCCGGATGGCAAGCCCGTCTATATTCTCTGCCGTTCCGGCCAGCGCGCGGCCCGGGCCGCGGAGAAGTTCTCCTCCACCCAGCAACCCATTGTGGTGGAAGGCGGGACGCTCGCGTGGGTGGAGGCCGGCCTGCCGGTGGTGCGGAGTGAAAAGAAAGTCATCGGCCTCGAGCGGCAGGTCCGCATCGCCGCCGGTTCCCTGGTCCTCGCGGGATTTCTGCTGGGATGGTTCGTGAATCCCTATTTCTTCTTCCTCTCCGGCTTCGTGGGGGCGGGACTCGTCTTCGCCGGCATCACCGACTGGTGCGGGATGGGACTGCTCCTTGCGAAAGCCCCCTGGAACCGATGA
- a CDS encoding SufS family cysteine desulfurase produces the protein MSELRIEPGILTDAPADPFGGLIAKLATEIFHDGRPSTDRFPSTESVQAPVTPPTTVAGAPSQATPASAGTASAPQNSQIDLSGGFPASHNPDAPPPVHPTVVGAEPDEEVPGSGTPQGSHIPGSADSHEFGEPAFNSWERRSPDRSPQPDSFWNTEGGSHPETPDFYFLRDVSVPGAPSGIAFPRANTSAPFSSFDVEGVRRDFPALHQRVNGHPLVWLDNAATTHKPQSVIDATSSFYGRDNSNIHRAAHTLAGRSTELFEAGREKVRQFLGAADAKEIIFVRGTTEGINLIAQSWGRKNIGAGDEILLSNLEHHANIVPWQLLAEQTGASIRVIPMNDRGELILEEVPKLITDKTKIVSVTQVSNALGTINPVEEIISIAHARGVPVLIDGAQSTPHIPINVQAMDADFFVFSGHKVFGPTGIGAVYGKSHLLESMPPWQGGGHMIKDVTFERTIYNHAPEKFEAGTPDIAGVVGLGAAIDYLFKVGIPAIAAYEHSLLEYATPLLHSIPGLRPIGTAHHKASVLGFVIPGISNEKIAKHLDQEGIAVRGGHHCAMPALRHFGVESTVRPSLAFYNTFAEIDQLIASLHQLVRR, from the coding sequence ATGTCTGAGCTCCGCATTGAGCCGGGCATCCTCACGGATGCCCCGGCCGATCCGTTCGGCGGCCTCATCGCGAAACTCGCCACCGAGATCTTCCACGATGGCCGCCCCTCCACCGACCGGTTTCCGTCCACGGAATCCGTGCAGGCTCCCGTGACGCCACCGACCACGGTGGCGGGCGCACCTTCCCAAGCCACACCGGCATCCGCCGGCACGGCATCCGCACCGCAGAACAGCCAGATCGATCTTTCCGGAGGATTTCCGGCCTCACACAATCCGGATGCCCCGCCGCCCGTCCACCCCACCGTGGTGGGCGCGGAGCCGGATGAGGAGGTACCCGGTTCCGGCACTCCGCAGGGCAGCCACATCCCCGGCTCGGCGGACTCCCATGAATTCGGCGAACCGGCGTTCAACTCCTGGGAACGCCGCTCTCCGGACCGCAGCCCCCAGCCGGACTCATTCTGGAATACGGAAGGCGGCAGCCATCCGGAAACGCCGGACTTCTATTTCCTGCGGGATGTCTCCGTGCCTGGTGCTCCGTCGGGGATCGCCTTTCCCCGTGCCAACACGTCCGCGCCGTTCAGCAGCTTCGATGTCGAAGGCGTGCGCCGTGATTTCCCCGCCCTGCACCAGCGGGTGAACGGTCATCCTCTGGTGTGGCTGGACAATGCCGCGACCACCCACAAGCCGCAGTCGGTCATCGACGCCACCTCGTCCTTCTACGGCCGGGACAACTCGAACATCCACCGCGCCGCCCACACCCTCGCGGGCCGATCGACGGAGTTGTTCGAAGCCGGGCGGGAGAAGGTGCGGCAGTTCCTGGGTGCGGCGGACGCGAAGGAGATCATCTTCGTCCGCGGCACCACGGAGGGCATCAACCTCATCGCCCAGAGCTGGGGCCGGAAGAACATCGGGGCCGGGGATGAGATCCTCCTCAGCAATCTGGAGCACCACGCTAACATCGTGCCGTGGCAGCTCCTCGCGGAGCAAACCGGAGCCAGCATCCGCGTGATCCCGATGAACGACCGCGGCGAACTGATCCTGGAGGAGGTGCCGAAGCTCATCACGGACAAGACGAAGATCGTTTCCGTAACGCAGGTTTCCAACGCGCTGGGCACCATCAACCCGGTGGAGGAGATCATTTCCATCGCCCATGCGCGGGGCGTGCCGGTCCTCATCGACGGAGCGCAATCGACCCCGCACATCCCGATCAACGTGCAGGCGATGGATGCGGATTTCTTCGTATTCTCCGGGCACAAGGTGTTCGGCCCCACGGGCATCGGCGCGGTGTATGGGAAATCCCATCTGCTGGAAAGCATGCCGCCATGGCAGGGCGGCGGCCACATGATCAAGGACGTCACCTTCGAGCGGACCATCTACAACCACGCCCCGGAGAAGTTCGAGGCGGGCACTCCGGACATCGCCGGAGTGGTGGGGCTGGGCGCCGCCATCGACTACCTGTTCAAGGTCGGCATCCCCGCCATCGCCGCGTATGAACACTCGCTGCTGGAGTATGCGACTCCCCTGCTCCACTCGATCCCGGGGCTGCGGCCCATCGGCACGGCCCATCACAAGGCCAGCGTGCTCGGTTTCGTGATTCCCGGGATTTCCAACGAAAAGATCGCGAAGCACCTGGACCAGGAAGGCATCGCCGTGCGCGGCGGCCACCACTGCGCCATGCCCGCGCTGCGGCACTTCGGCGTGGAATCCACCGTGCGGCCATCACTTGCGTTCTACAACACGTTCGCGGAGATTGACCAACTCATCGCCTCGCTCCACCAGCTTGTCCGCCGTTGA